The genome window CAGGAGGCTGGGCCAGATGGTCTTTGGAGGCCCCTCAACTTCAACCCCTTTGGACCCCCAACCTCaacctttctgtgattctgtgacagaCATGGTAGTTGTTGCTGTGCCACCAGTGCCATTTGAAAGAAGGATGTGATGAAGTGCATATGAAAAACAGAGCTAGAACCAGCACACTTCTGTGGTGATAGTGTTTGTTTGCTCAAGCTGCCTCACCTCCTGATCTGATCCTGTGCTGCAAAAAGCGCCTCCTCTGCAGCAAGACGACGGTCCCGttcttcctccagctgctcctccaaaTACCTAATatcctgctgtgtgctgctaTGTAAATGTTCTGTTTCAGACAACCTGTCAGAAAATAACAAAGCATATGCCAAAAAAGGCCCAAATCATGGATCACTGTGTTTCTATTCTATTCACTAATGCAGTGTGTGAACAGACTGAAATTACTTCCCAGCTCACACAGGAGATTAGTCATCTTTACTATATATAAACTATTTGGAAAACTTGAGAGAAGATAAATCTTTTGAAGCTTCTGTTTCACATCAGGAAGGAGTTCCTTGCCTCTGTCaccatggctctgccttctgaaaattattttgaaagggTTTGAGGAATCATGTGGTAGATCTTAGTTTCAGAAGGTTACAAGGAATCCTGTGCTACATCTCAATTCCAGACACACTCTCAGGCTACAGTCTTGAGACCAGGACCATTGATATACTTCAGCAGCTACTGAGGACGCAGCCTACCAGATACAAGATGCTGCTTTGGCTGGCATTGCTGCTGTATGTTATCCTTGTGGTTTTTTGAAGCTCTAATCCAAAGAGATAACTAATGACAGCTAATAAGTGCATACAGCAGTTCCTCCAAGTCCACAAGATCCTAGCATGGGACTGAGTTTTCCCAAAACACTGGTGGCAGAGTAAAAGCATCAGGCTCATCACTAGCCTCAAGGCCTCCATCAGGACCAACATCCAAACCCCTGTTTTCTCAGACTTTCTTTacctcagctgcagctcctgcagttcAGGTGTGTAAGTGCCTCTCTGCGCCTCATTCTTTTCTTGGGGTGCTCCTGGGGCAGCGTCTGTTGCAAACAGCTCCTGAAAGAACACAGGAATGTAGTGCAAACTGCACTGAATGAAGAGGACACACAGCCATTACAATGCTGGACAGTCTGCAGAGCCACTTGAAATGAGCTTTTCCCCGCTGTGCAGCAAGCCTAGCCCCCTTACCATGCTCTTGtctgcagcctgcagctcctggagctgtctTTTGAGCACTAGACAGCGGTTCAGGACCTCACTGTAGTGCTGATGGCTCACACAGGGGCTCCGACTGCTCCCTCGGAGCTGGAGGGAGAGGGCATTTTTCTCCTCAAAGGCCTGAGATAGCTGAGAAGAGAACACAACCGGCAAgcaaagaaattgattttgtgaAAGCAAAATTGTTCTCTGTCTAGCTGAGGGTAAGAGTTCTCTTGAGAACACATAATTGCCACGCTGCCCATCGCTAATGTCAAAAGACCAGTGACAATCTCCGAGAGTAGCTTGTGGCAAAGGTTTCTGGAACAGGGAGTCTCAAAACATCAAAGAGACGTACAGAATACTACATGTCCAGAACAAGATTTCTAAAGTGCTGATACTGACCtaaacctttcagaaatatcatcagtaaattattattttatattctcaCTTTGTCCTTGAACACAGCTCTCTTTCTGAAGATTGATAAATTCCGGGTCTTCCATTTCAGTGTGGGAACTGACTGATTGTGATTCTGCACTGAAATGCAGGAAGTGTTTCAAGCTGGCAGGCAGAAGTGAAGATGACAAGCTTGCCTTCCCAAGGAGGGACTTCCTTCAGCAGCCCAGAAAGCAGGAGGCTAGAAAGTGCTCCTGACAATAGACATGGAACCTGTAAACAACTTTCTTCATATGGTCTCGCTCTCTGGTCCCTTTGTCTGGCCTTCATCTCCCCCATCCAACTTCTTtctcccactgtcccctccatctgtcctctctcctcccctctccctttctgtcatctcttttttttcctcccctgccttcttccctcctcctttctccctctGGTCACCTGGGAAAAAGGGCACTAAATGGCAGTGGCAGAAAAGCTGCTGGTTCAGACCCTGTCACTGAGCCTGCTGGATGGGATCTGCCTGGGGCCTGGATATCGTTCTGGTGCATAAAGAACAGCTGTCCCACTCATGGCTTctctctgcagtgctctggctCTCACAGCTGCTCACTGAGGGAGAGCAGTGTGGGACATGGAGgatgggctctgctgctgtgccagcgctgtgcagcagcagcgaATCCATCACTGTGATTCTAACACTGCTTTTCTGAGAGatgtatttctgattttgtgtTACTTCATTGAATGCCTGCAAGGACAGATTAATTCCTGCTTCCTGAGCCATATTCCAGCCAAACCCTCCCCACATTCCTTGTCCCTGACTGCAAGCAAGTATAAGACATGTATCAGTACCTTGCTGTTTAACTGCTGAATTCTGAGCTCTTTCTGGTGCAGTTCTTTCAGACTGTCATTTAGCTGGGCCTGGAGGTGTTTCATCTCTGCTTCTAGGCTTGAAAAGTCCCCTTTCAGGACTTCTGGAGAAATCTGCCAAGGaaagaacaatgaaaaataTACTGCACATATGACAACTCGCTCTTgtgtttctcctctcttttcagTATTCCAAGGTCAAACCTAACATTATTCCTAGACCTGGAACTTGATCTGCTCAGGCAAAAGAGCAAATGGGGAATAAACAGAAATATCCTAAAAGCCATCTGAAAATACAAACAGTCAGGAAAGATTACCAAACTTGTACATATGATGGGTCCTGCTCAAAAAATGTCTTAAAGCTGTTTGcaacacaggaagaaaaaaaaaaggcacatgaatgagaaaagaaaaaacaaacaaaaacctaaagCAATGTCCACACTGCTCTAATCAACAAAGACGAGAGGGCCAGCACTGAAGAATCCTCCTGGAAAGCATCACATGAACATTGTTCAAGCTTTTTCTTTGCATATATGCATGGGTGTATCAAAGGGATAAAGGAGATTTGCTACCCCCTCCACTGACATAAACCACTGGGGCATTGCAGACATGGCTGGGAGAGTTCTGTCTTGGCTCTGATGCACTGCACTGTGCATGCAGCCTTCCCTAGGCAAGCAAAATACCAAACACATTCCACTCCACCTTTAGGACTGTATACAGGGGGAATAAGAGAGCAAGTGCAGTGTTCAAGCCTCATCCTCTCTGGGCTTGAACCAGGATTGTAGATCCCTGTTACAgtaaaaacagcaagaaaaattcaatagaaaacttaaaaattaagatCTGACATTAAAATGAGAACTAAGACAGAAAATCTTAGATTCAAAGACAGTGCAAGAGGGCAATTCTAAACCAGCCAGAATACACACCTGAGAAGTTCCATGCTGCTCCAAAGGACCCAAGGTGCCTCAGAAGCCCTGTCTCTTTTACCCTCTTTCTTGAAATACTGGAAACCAGGAACTTAATGAAGAGCACTTAAGGGTATGCCATAATTTCTACAACTTTCAGTGATGCAAGTTAGACTTGTTGGTATTATCTTTGGAGGCCTCACAACCACATCCAACGCTGcagtctgcaggagctggataCAGGCAACACATGCTCTTCTGGCTGAGTTTCAAGCTTCACATTTCCAGTAAAGAATCTGTATCTTTCCACCCACCTTGCTTTGGTGCTGCTCCTCTACGGTTTGAAACTTGCTGAAAGGCAGCCTCATTTCCTGTGTGAGCCTTTGTAAATGGCTCAGCTGCTTGTCCTTCTCTGCAATGGCCATCAGGTACTGCTCCttcatcctgctgctctgcttttcccaggtgGTCTTCTCCTGTCTGCCCAGCATAAACAAGGGAAGTTACTAGTATCACTTATGATGACCAGGTACCCAGCTAAGAATGAGCCAAGGGTGATTCAATCATCACCTCATGCTAGACACGAAGTTTTATAACCAAGCCAAGCCAAAAAAATACACTTAAGTACAGGAACCTTAAAAGCAGGTTTAAGGAAGTTTTCTGTATTTGGTTGAACCCTTTGGATTATTCCATGCTGTCGCAGGGTGACTTTTTCACACTTTATGTGTTCCTGCACATTGTTTTGATCTCACTGTACAGAGTTTTGTCAAGGAAATTACTGGCAATGCCACTTGTCCCCATAATAATTTCTCTGCACAGTCATATGTACACCAGAGCCACAGTACTGATCACACCACATCAACCTGAGGCCATCACTCCATGTACAGTGTAAAAGCTGCACAGGAAATAAACCTCCTGTTCTTTTGTCAGgataaataaaatttgtaaGATGCTTCAAACTTTACAAGATTTGAAGTGTTAATTTGAGGGTCAGATTGGGAGTAGGGGGGAGGGAGAGAACTACAAGTTTTTATATCACTCTGGACAAAGATAAGCCATAGACCTTTCCACAAAGAAAATCCCACCCTTTTCATTCAAGCCTCAGGCATTCTTAAATGGATCTTTGAAATATCTGAAAGCATTTCCCCCTGTTTTCAGAACAGAGCGTATTTGTCTGACTAGTTTTAGTCCAGTTGGAGAAGACAATTTTACTAGACTTGAATtacagagttaaaaaaaaaaaaaaccaaactagaAGACATAGAGCAAGTGAAATCAAggatttataataaaataaatatagctATACAAAAGTAGTATACTCTAAACTATGGTATCAGTGGGATAATAAAGGgtgttcagcagcagcctggaatGGAAAGTACTGTGATCATATACATAAGCTCCAATACAAGAAACAGCCTCAGTTTCCTCTCCAACAGATGATACTGACCACCACTGgattaaggaaataaaaacaaaaacgtCATTGATCTATTTCACACAGGCATCGACCTCCAAGATGCTAGGCTGTAATTCTGAGGCAAAAGCTGGACAAGGGAAACACATGTCGTCTCCTGGCCAGGGCAGAGTGCTCAGTGTCACTTGGCACAGtccaggctgagctcagcaTTCCCTCCACCTCTGCCCACAACTGCTCTTTGAGAGAAACAAACACATTTGCAAGCTCGTCAAGGCAGGGAGCAGACAGACAGCtcacctgagctgctggagctcctgctGGTACACAACTCCTTCCTGCCTCAGCTGTTCTTGTAGACGAAGCTGTTTGTCTGCCTCttgctcccactgctgcagctgtgcctttAAGCGATAATTTTCAGCAGCTTCCACCCCGACCAGGATGTATTGCTGCTGCAGATTCTCCAGCTCTCTTATCTGCAATTAAAGAGAAACATCATTGTGTGACAGCTGAGCAAACATCAGGTTTATTACTTAGAACAGTTTAAGAGCATTTCTTACTGTGGAGTCTGGAGGGAGAAAAGGTCACATTCAGATGACAGAGGAACTAAAAACAGAATCATCAAATACAGCAGTGTACTAAAAACTGCTCAGAATAAAAGCCCTCAGACAATTCTACTGGTAATGAGGGCAGTGAGTTTTGAGCCCTCCCATGAAGATGTGAAATACATTAACAAAAAGACCCCAGGCTACAATATTGATTACCTTATTCAGAGGAAAATTAAGTGACACAGAAGGAGCTGGTTAAGCATACCTCCTGAAGTTGGTATTTACTGTAAACGAGGAAACTGATAAGTAAAATCCTTCTGGGTCTCCAGTTCCAGTCAGGCTATAATTAGAAGTACGTTGTTACACATGCATCACTGAAACTGTTTTTGAAGACAGGAAGACATGGCTGATCTGGAGACAGGACAGTGCTCAATGACTGGCAGTGGGACCTGACTGTCAAAGTCTGTCTTCTGACCTGCAACAAGAACTCTGGAACTTGCTGGGCTGCACTGTGTCAGAGACTATACAAACACAGACACATCCAGTGTGCAGGCAAGAATGTCAAAAGGAATCTGCAATGTCTTGTACCTGCCTTGAAAGTCAGCTGCAAAGAGGAGGACGAAACTCAAGCCTTTGTTCTAGTCTCTTTTAGAAATCTAAGGCAAATCAAATGAGCTGACACAGATGTGAACTATGCAGGTTAACAGGGACTTTATTTCCatgatttcatattttaaacCAAGCTAACAGAGAAACCACCCTGGGAAGTTAACAGTGGAATCATAGCCTCCATGCCAGAGAAAATAATACAGATGGCCCACACTGGATCCATGGGGTCTGATGGAGCATGCCCACAAATGCTAAGGTCATTGGGAGGCAACTCTATTACCTTTGAAAGGTCATGGTGACCCAAGAGGTTCCAGAagactggaagaaagcaaatgtcatcCCTAGCTACAAGAAGGGCAAGAAAGAAGAATTGTGAACCTGCAGTCTGGTCAGCCtcatctccatccctgggaaaGTGAGAGAGAAACTAATTCTGGAAACCGTTTCCAGATACATGAAAAAACAGGTTGGCCTGAGAAACTGTGGAATATTTACCAAGCTGTGGAATATTTACCAATTCAAAATCCAACAGGACATTGTACAGAGCAACCTATTCCAGCAAGCCTTGTTTGTGCAGGGGGATTGGACTAGAAGATCTCCAGAAGACCCTTTGAATCTCAACTATTCCCTTTGAATCAACACTATCTTCAAGCGATTCCATGAAGATGCAGCCTGATCTATGCATCACACTGCAATTACCAGACCTAAGTGCTGAATTTTAAGAGTTGAAGATCCAAACCTCCTGTGGTGCTTAAAGTAAGAGCAGGAAGAGAGAACATGGACTTACTactctgtctctgtcactctgcAAGGAGGCCAGCGCCTTCTTCAGACTCTGCACTTCTGAAGCAGTGGTGGAAAAGCTCCCTTCTTCTTGTTGCTTCACTTCTTCGATCTTGCGTGTTTTGTCCAATTCATTCAGCAGACGGTCTCGGTCATTCTGCAGGCTTGCCATAGCCTTGGAGAAAGATTTGACTTGGTTGGAAGAGCCTTCCAATTCCAAAGACAAGTGGAGAAGCTCATCATCTTTagctctgagctgctgattAAGTTTCTCAATCTGGGCCAAGAGGCCTCTTTCATCAATAGCCTTCTGCAGTTCTGTCAGCTCAGACCTCACCGTATCTCGGTCCCTGACAGTGGAATGTTGCTCCTCTTGTAGCTGAGCCATCTGTTTCTGAAGATTCTGCACTAGACTCTTTTGTTCCTCCAAGTCtacagaatatttctgtttcaaaatatgaaGCTCTTCATTGGCCTGGTCTCGGCTATCCTGAAGAGAGCTCATGGACCTCCCAAAAGACTGAATTTGAGCTCTGAGATCTTTGTTTTCATCTGTGACTTCAAGCAATTTCTGTTCCATTTCCATCAAGTCCCGTGCCAACTCTGCTACTCTCTCTTCAGCTGTCTCGGTTTCGTTCCTCATTATCCCTGCATCATGATGCAGGTGCTTCAATTCCTTCCGAAGCCTGTCCTCAGCCTCTCCCACTCTCTTGGCTGCATCCCTCTGAACACCTTCTAGCTCCCCCTCAagttcttttattcttttctggGAGAGGGAAAGCTCATGACTCAGTTGTTGTACCTCTTTCTCTCGAGCCTTCAGTTCTGCTTGACACTCCACAATGGGACTCCCCTCATGTAATGCTGCCATCTCACTCTGCACCTGCGACAGAGAGGACATAAGAGTTTCAATCTCTTGAGACATACCGACTTTATCCTCTCTTAAGGCTTCCATGCACTTCCTGAGATCATCCTGAGTATGCTCAGActctttcagctgtttttctaTGATTGCCTTCTCATTTTCCAGAGTTTGGATCCGCTGAAGCTGTATTTTGAGAAGTTGCTTCTGTTGGGAGTCCTTTATTGAAATCACTTGGTTAAGGTCTTCTCTGTACCGCACCAACTCTGCATTCAGCTTGGCATTCTCAGAGTTGAGGTCATCCATCTGGCTATGGAAACTTCTCATTTCTTCCTTGAGCTTgttgttttcagcagcagcctcttgAATTAGCTGGTCTTTTTCCAAGATGATAACAAGATGGCGTTCCTCAAGCTGCTTGTAGTCTCTCAGAATGCGGTCCCGGTCGTCCTGCAGAGATGACATGGACCTGGTGAAGGAGTCCAGCTGTGCCTTCTGCTGCCTACTTTCTTCTCTGCTTATCTTCATCTTCTCAGTGAGATgatcgagtttgtcaagaaattTGTTCTTCTCATTTTCCAAGGCTTTTTTATCGTCTTCCTCCTTACTTAGCCTACACTCCAACTCTTTCATCTCTTCAGAATGGTGCTGCTGTAATTCAGATAGAGCAGCCATCACTGCTTCTTCTTTGGCAGACAGCAAACTCATGATCTTTTGATCTTTGGCACTGGTTTCTTCATGCAGCTTATTTGTTAGGTCCTTGGAAGCCTGCAGGTCAGCTTCAAGCTGCTCACACTTGAGTTTAAAATTCTGGATATTCATCTCTTGTTGTTTGACCACAgtccccagctcttccctggccAGCTCACATTTGGTGAAGGAATTCTGTAAGTCAGCAAGCTGGTCTCTTAGGGTGCTGATTTCTGACTTCAGTTCCTGCTGTTCATTCTGAGACTTGCTGTACAGTTCCTGAGACCTCTCAAGCAGAGtcaaaagctcttttttttcctcctgcaacatTTCACATGTCTTTTGATGATGCTGAATCTCCTTCCTGCAGTCAGCCTCCCAGTCTTTCTTGTTGCATTCCAGCCTGAAAAGATTAAGTTGGTCAAAAATCCACAAAGTATCTCAGTATCTAAACCCACACTAACTCTGTTGTTATAGTAATTTagaaaagccacagaaattGTTTTACTTAAAGAAAGCAAGCTGGAAATATCTCTcaatttaaaattcaatataTCTTTTAAAGTTCTGACTGTATTACCGCCTTAAAGGGGTTGTAGCAGGGGAATATATTCTTTTAAAGTTGTTCATATCAATACTGAAAAAAGTGTTCACTTAAACACTGAATGTTATCACCTCCCTGTCATTACATTACTCTTCTCGTCCATTGTAGCTAACAATAAAAACAACCCCATGCCATCCCACAATAAAATTGCTGGTTCTGATACCTTTGATGTCCATTTAATGCTTCATCATGCAAAGATACAGCATATATATGTAAAACTATTTTACTCACGTAAGAATGGTTTCGTTTTGAATTTTGGAAATACACAGATGTATACACATTTTGATAGGTTTCCATAGCTCCATCTTCCCCTTAGAATTTATTTTGGGACTAAATTGGAATTATGTATCCCAATGCTCTCTTGACTTCTCAGTGCAAAAACTCAGTGCAAAAGAAACTCTTTAATtaatctgaaattttaaatactcTGGAGAGTAATCAGATGGTGAGTGCTTGTCACAGAGAACAGATTTAACACAGGTATTCTACGGACGTGAAGAAGGCCTATTCTAGAGTGATCACCCCAAGTCCTTGTGCAGATAACAAATACAAGTAACCTTttcctcccctgacacagcttaTTTACCTGGATACATGAGTCTGGAGTTCTTCCACACGCATGGTCATGTGTTTCAGCTGGTCCTGTAGCACAATACAAGCTTCCTCTTTCAAAcgtatttcttcttccttcttttgaaTAGTTTCAGTGAATTTCTTCTCCCATGTTTTTGATTCATCTATCACTCTATCCCTATCATCCTGAAGGGAAGACATGCTCCTGGTGAAGGCTGCAAGCTGGGCTAGTGTTTTGTTTAGATTGCCTTCCAGTTGCTTGGCTTCTTGATCCTTTGTCTTCAAGGAGTCTTGCAGGTCACCAACTGTTGTTTCCATATGGTCTTTCTCCCTCTGCAATGTTGCCAGCTTTGCTTCCATATTTTTGATCTCCTTTGAGTGCTTGTCTTTTTCCTGTTCCAGTCTTCTTTCAAAGTCCTcatcctttttcttcatttgaattttaattttctctttgtgcGCTTGCAACTCTTCTTTCACTTTGATACTCTCAGCTAGAACCCTTGCTGCCTCACTCTGGGTGTCATCCAACACTACTCTGCAGTGAGCAAGCTCTGCCTGGGTTTTCTTGGTGTCTTCAACTGCTTTAGCTGAAATTTCTTTGGCTGCTTCTACCTCTTTCTGAGTCTCACTCTGCAGAAATTCCAGAGCTTTAACAGTTCTTTCTAAACTACTGttcttttcctggcttttgatacagtccttctgcagctgcttaatctcctgctgtttctgtttcagCAGTTCTTGAAGCTCCTTTATATGCGTGCTGCTTTCTCCTCTCCAATTGTATTTTAGCATTTCTAcaaattccttttgcttttctgaacttgctttgcttttctcctttgccatctgacttttctcctcctccagttTGTGCATCATTCTCTGCAAGCTCTGAAGTTCATGTTTCAGTTGATCATTTTTGATTTGGAAGTCTGTTGCATCTTGCTGATAGTTTCCAATACTTCCATTAAGTTCTGCCAGCTGATTCATGAGCCTTTCTTCCAAGTCATCCTTTTCAGCCTCTAGAGCATCCTTCAGTGCTGTCATTCTGACCAGGTCGTCTCTGGCTTCTTGGACCATTTGCTCCATCTTTGCTACTGTGGCCTGCAGATCATTCACTTCATGGACTTTCTCTCCCATTTGGTGCTCTAAAGCCCTTTTCTCACCTGCTAAAGTCTCAACAGACCTGCGGATGTTGCCCAGCTGTTGCTCTGAAGCCCTTCTATTATCTTCCATCTCTGTGATTCGCTTGGTGAGCTCAGCTATTTGCTGTCTGTAGAGACCAGGATCCTCACAAGGTCTATCACTTTCAAATGCCTCTtgttccagctctgcaggaggctCTGATCGAAAAGTGACATCCACTTGATTTTCAGACTCTTCTGTTGGTGGTAGTGTGGCAACTGCCTCAGtttcttcctctgctgtctGCTGGGCAACACACCTGTCTACAAgttctctgctttccttcagcTTAGATTCTGTTACCTGCAAAAGGCACTTCAAGTCCATAATCTCTTGATTAAGAGACTCCTTTTCAGCCATTACTGTCTCAAGCTGAGTAGAAAGAGACTGGCACTCTCTCCTAGAGCACTCCAGATCTTCTTTCAGGCTAGTGTTTGTAAAGCTCTCTCCAGTCCTGTGTAGCTCTCCATCTGTAAAACGCATCTCTGCTCTAAGCTTCTCATTCTCCTCCTCTAGTTCCAGGATCTTTTGTTGCTTTGACTTCGcaaatttcctcattttctccttcatttcatCCATTTCCTGTCCAGCTTCCTGTAGCTGCTTAtctgtttcctgtttttttgcTTCAGCCCCTTTTAGCTGAATGAagatttcctgcttttcctgcctaACAGTTTCCAACACACGCTGAATTCGCTCAGCCTCGTTACTCACATTCTCATATGACTGCAGCAGAGTTTCATATTCTCCCTGAAGCTCCTTGTATTTCTCCTGCCACTCAGAACTCTCAGTGGCTTGAAAGCTTTTCAATGATtccacctccttctccagcttctccttCTCTAGAACAACTCTGTCCAGAGTAAGTGTAAGGTTTTTACAGCAGCCATCAAGATTCTGATTTTCTCTAAGTAGTTTATCAATTTCTGCAGTAAGTTTTTCTCGCTCTCCAGTGAGGCACACTAACTTTTCTGTTAAGGTATCTGTTTCTTTAACATGGCAACATATTTGGCTTTCCATATTTGTCAGCTTGACAGAAAGATTGTCAATAGTAGTTTTAGCATTAGCTAGCTCTTCTTTTAGAGACTTACTCTCCTTTAGTGCCTCTTTTCTAGAAATAAGTGCTGCTTGCAACTTTCTCTGCATTTGATTCTTCTGCTTAGCTGCTTCTGCATTGTCTTCTTGCTTCTCCTGAATTTCAAGCATCTCTGTTTGTAGTCGCTTGCTTTGCTCCTCATGCACCTTAGCCTGAGCTTCCAACTGACTACACAGTCTTTGGACAGATTCCTCTTTTTCCAGCAATTGAGCGTGCATATTATTGAGAGTGTCGCTTTTCTCCATTAACTGCTGGTTAAGAAATTCCATTTCTTCATCCTTTTGATGCACAAGAATTTTCAAGTCTTCCAGACTGGCCACTCCAGAAATTTTTCCTTGATTCTC of Vidua macroura isolate BioBank_ID:100142 chromosome 5, ASM2450914v1, whole genome shotgun sequence contains these proteins:
- the GOLGB1 gene encoding golgin subfamily B member 1 — protein: MLSRLSGLASTVLQELSGEDGDAATEPSIAVEALQSGAESMEEAPEELLERLAQTEKLVVQLKGLIREKDALLQEKETVFKKEREAADAKLMKLKLQAKAKLASLNKRIEELTEKGSPLPAQALAEELEYPKKNENTSEGHREEVEVLKKQLREQEKTVQDLKKQLAVAKVNLKDAEIMYATQLSSLQEVIQEKEALLEKHVHQHQAELLKMVVQSDMEVEMQQNLRTLQRKLEEQEAALLGRTQVVELLQQELHTAEKQNQTLLDQCQKMEVELSSMRDVLDAERRGSQDLREKMELELAERKLSSHRLQEEVQCLSEQLEEARRAQAELEVKYKDLEQEHRLEVEEKNRLLSGLTVAEGELGCGRAARGAEEEQLEQGIGQLSVPPLRHGAQDELLQRLEEFVCCQDELKSQPQVQLSELEQQDESTSQEKIVDQEDQNGNSFLPTENLERQKTEEIPHLQVVLQESQQEAVMVTKDAEKDKNIGAEAKLQDLWTVEAPASYVDCSSSTGVSGDLVNSEMQKPFGDTSMLSEARTDGFTNRSKQFTEESCPPGILDYIAAEKQKELSVLLLELKEAQEEITFLKSQLKGPSGQTSTGSQTEGNQLEENSQIQCLEREEQKASDTQSVSLLRETEMQQIGFLQENGISFQEEPQGSPGTSQSQELIKLQNQITELQIILQKSEESFRKELGEKCVEINRLNQLAEEYKKKGEDSDSTSCVLTEEQDQAKELATITELKEQVKQLAEELALSEKQRLSDSQSSLLREQIQSLKNEFKSKDIKIEALQKDLDEAQLQLSDQDMQLKDLRSQVETKECEVLDLGQLLRKNTAEMEELSHKLTLKGHEAASLEQLVAEHTKSIESLQQALLEKDRQMAEISVSMSEKMVLLNEEKFSLGNELKNLKEQTSLLLKAQEEKEQNVGAKDTCVKCGVSKQQNEAEAVSKENEELVNQVELLRKENEQVKRKLQAVLANRKELLKKVTRLENELEQLSREQKLETSVAQAAAGEEDVRSMMSKEMGLENHSREDYMIQLLSEKESELQSIRKEKETTEARLQAVIEEMRQSLQNKANTASVKDEIMEHQTIPDKVTETNESPEVDEENEKHSSAGTNLEEKQKFALKERISVLEQEKEQLQKKLQEALVSRKDTIKKAQEKDRHHREQLKQQKDDYNILQEQFDQQSKEKDSIQAQLRQLQEQKGSAESVFGSQGRLDSSSVEAEDTTNNKLVQVADISEEEWKKNLDKLHMEKEKLECNVSHMQRELAHKSELIFDLQQHIAQLFIEIEGLKRTSDQAEAKGASLQTELEENQGKISGVASLEDLKILVHQKDEEMEFLNQQLMEKSDTLNNMHAQLLEKEESVQRLCSQLEAQAKVHEEQSKRLQTEMLEIQEKQEDNAEAAKQKNQMQRKLQAALISRKEALKESKSLKEELANAKTTIDNLSVKLTNMESQICCHVKETDTLTEKLVCLTGEREKLTAEIDKLLRENQNLDGCCKNLTLTLDRVVLEKEKLEKEVESLKSFQATESSEWQEKYKELQGEYETLLQSYENVSNEAERIQRVLETVRQEKQEIFIQLKGAEAKKQETDKQLQEAGQEMDEMKEKMRKFAKSKQQKILELEEENEKLRAEMRFTDGELHRTGESFTNTSLKEDLECSRRECQSLSTQLETVMAEKESLNQEIMDLKCLLQVTESKLKESRELVDRCVAQQTAEEETEAVATLPPTEESENQVDVTFRSEPPAELEQEAFESDRPCEDPGLYRQQIAELTKRITEMEDNRRASEQQLGNIRRSVETLAGEKRALEHQMGEKVHEVNDLQATVAKMEQMVQEARDDLVRMTALKDALEAEKDDLEERLMNQLAELNGSIGNYQQDATDFQIKNDQLKHELQSLQRMMHKLEEEKSQMAKEKSKASSEKQKEFVEMLKYNWRGESSTHIKELQELLKQKQQEIKQLQKDCIKSQEKNSSLERTVKALEFLQSETQKEVEAAKEISAKAVEDTKKTQAELAHCRVVLDDTQSEAARVLAESIKVKEELQAHKEKIKIQMKKKDEDFERRLEQEKDKHSKEIKNMEAKLATLQREKDHMETTVGDLQDSLKTKDQEAKQLEGNLNKTLAQLAAFTRSMSSLQDDRDRVIDESKTWEKKFTETIQKKEEEIRLKEEACIVLQDQLKHMTMRVEELQTHVSRLECNKKDWEADCRKEIQHHQKTCEMLQEEKKELLTLLERSQELYSKSQNEQQELKSEISTLRDQLADLQNSFTKCELAREELGTVVKQQEMNIQNFKLKCEQLEADLQASKDLTNKLHEETSAKDQKIMSLLSAKEEAVMAALSELQQHHSEEMKELECRLSKEEDDKKALENEKNKFLDKLDHLTEKMKISREESRQQKAQLDSFTRSMSSLQDDRDRILRDYKQLEERHLVIILEKDQLIQEAAAENNKLKEEMRSFHSQMDDLNSENAKLNAELVRYREDLNQVISIKDSQQKQLLKIQLQRIQTLENEKAIIEKQLKESEHTQDDLRKCMEALREDKVGMSQEIETLMSSLSQVQSEMAALHEGSPIVECQAELKAREKEVQQLSHELSLSQKRIKELEGELEGVQRDAAKRVGEAEDRLRKELKHLHHDAGIMRNETETAEERVAELARDLMEMEQKLLEVTDENKDLRAQIQSFGRSMSSLQDSRDQANEELHILKQKYSVDLEEQKSLVQNLQKQMAQLQEEQHSTVRDRDTVRSELTELQKAIDERGLLAQIEKLNQQLRAKDDELLHLSLELEGSSNQVKSFSKAMASLQNDRDRLLNELDKTRKIEEVKQQEEGSFSTTASEVQSLKKALASLQSDRDRVIRELENLQQQYILVGVEAAENYRLKAQLQQWEQEADKQLRLQEQLRQEGVVYQQELQQLRQEKTTWEKQSSRMKEQYLMAIAEKDKQLSHLQRLTQEMRLPFSKFQTVEEQHQSKISPEVLKGDFSSLEAEMKHLQAQLNDSLKELHQKELRIQQLNSKLSQAFEEKNALSLQLRGSSRSPCVSHQHYSEVLNRCLVLKRQLQELQAADKSMELFATDAAPGAPQEKNEAQRGTYTPELQELQLRLSETEHLHSSTQQDIRYLEEQLEEERDRRLAAEEALFAAQDQIRRLQSSEWSSSLSASIDMTPGHEQSLLIDSMDNNSSRTRSTPGLRRLLRSLFRSRAHLPLLVATYLLALHVLLFLCFTGHL